AAAGTCAGGGTTAATCACTattgaatttataatttttatcatatgtgaGTCTCATTATCTTAATTTTAAGGGTGATTAAATACTTACTTTCGAATTTTACCAACTTTCTCACTTTACAAGAGTTTAATCCATTGTTTTCTCTTTGACGGTTAATCCATTGTTATATAGTGGGTTATGGTTAAATCTGGCAATATGAGTTAGcttccatttttatttatttgaacTGGTTTTTTTTTTGGGGGAGGGGAtgggttatggagtatgttttctCTTCAATACTAATTATTGAGACATGTCTATATATAGCTGCATGATTGTAGTTTTTAGGTCCCACAATATCCAGTTTAAGAAATCTTTTTAATGGAAAATGGAAAATAACACCATGAACGACTAATAATTGAATATGAAACCCGTCTTGACGTTGTGTATTACATTCAACTAACTAACAGTCAACTCTAAACAAATCAAACTACCAGTCTCTAGTCTTGTTCTTTGTTAAGTTCCACATGAATCATTTTAGTTAGCAGTTTCCTTGATCTAGAATACTATTTCTTCATAAGTTTCTCTTTCTTTTGTTGTAAACttcaaaacaaataatattttcaaCCTATCAGTATGGCAAGGCCTGGAAATAAGATCATTCAAGCCAAGCTGGTGGGTATGTCTCACCTTATTGTTAAATTTTGTTTGTCATTTTCTTTTCTGATATCATTCATTTCATTGAATCTATGGTTGCCCCGACACTTTCTTGTTCCTAAGCTTTAAGTGATTATTTTTAATTGCTTATACGATTTGTACAAAATACTATTACCTATTTTATTATCCATACACCATCAAATATTCTTTCACGCTTGGTTCCCCCCACAAAAAAAAATCTTACACGCCAATCACACGAATGAAGGAATAATTAATATGAAGAGATTGTTAATACATGAGAAACAGAATAAGATCAATATTGCAAGATCAATAGACCAATAAGATTtgtttattatataatttgaacAAAATGTTCAGTTAGACAGAAAGATTTGATAGAAGCAACATTTGCTCTATCAAATTTCCAATTGTTTGGTTAACTTTAATGTAATACCGATGTTTAATAATTCCAGTCTTAATGATTTATGGAATACATAATACATGTCCCCTGTGTAGGTACTTCTTGGAGATATGGGAGCTGGAAAGACCAGTTTAGCACTAAGATTTGTAAAAGGCCAATTCTTTCTTAACCAGGTTATGTTACTTCCATTCGATTTCATTAATAAAAAATTGTTCTATTTTCTTATCAGTGTGGTCCACATTAAACACAGCAGTTTTATAAAACCTTAGAGTCAATGTATATGTTACATGCAGGAACCAACCATTGGAGCTGCATTCTTCACTCAAATATTGTCATTATCCGAAGCAACAGTGAAGTTCGACATATGGGATACAGCAGGACAGGAACGGTATCATAGTCTGGCTCCTATGTACTACCGTGGTGCAGCAGCTGCAATTGTTGTTTATGATATCTCAAACATTGTAAgcaaatcatgaattgaaaccatTCAGAAGTTAAATTCTTGCGATGAAAGTTGTAGTATGGCAAGAATTGGAAGTTTAAACCATATAACTCTCTTTTACTGCAACATTGTTTGAACTTTGAATTCTGATGTCAAAATGATGATAAAGAACTTAAGAAGTTAGGCCATATAGTTGTTGTCAGGGGCAGAACGCATTTGCATAATGATCTTATCTTCTATTTCAGGATTCATTTGTTCGAGCCAAAAAATGGGTTCAGGAGTTGCAGAGACATGGTAACTCCTCAAGTCACATGGAATAACAAATTTCTAGTTCCTTAATGCTGTCTCACTATGGTAAAACTGTAACCTTGTaggaagtcagaagttggtgatGGCATTAGTGGCAAACAAATCTGACTTGGAGCCGAAGAGAGAGGTTGAAACTGAGGTATTGCTAAGATCcatcttcctctctctaattatGCCTTTGtgacttttcctttttctttttttttttttttttttgagatgaTTTAGTTATGTCCAGGAAGGAGAGCAATATGCTCAAGAGAATGGAATGTTCTACATGGAAACATCTGCTAAGACTGCAGAGAACATCAATGAGCTTTTCTATGAAATAGGTATGCATGTGCTGGAAGTCTTGAATGGAGtaaaattgaattgaaaatttTATGGATACAAGATTCAAATTCCAATTTTAATACAACTTATCCATAAACTTTCATCACTGAGCAAGGTGcgtgtttaaaaaaataaagcaGCTGAATTGTATTAATTGTTTGTCATGTATGATAAATGCAGCTAAGAGACTTGCAAGAGCTTTTCCACCGAAGCCTACAGGAATGAAGTTGAACAGCGAAGTACAAGAACGAGGGAGAAAATTCTTTTGTTGCTCAACATGATATGCCACTGTGCATTCGAATCAAGAAACAGAGTAACGAATGGTTTCAAGGTGTATTTAGTTTCCTCTCTATGTAAACAATTTCATATGTAATGATAAACTCAGATTAATCATCCGTAAGCTTATGGCCTGTTCTTATATTTACTACTACGTTTCAACCTCCCTATTTCTCAGTTGTATGAACATTCAATTACAGCTTACTTTAAATATTCAACATTCATCCCGAATCAAGAGAACATTATATAACAACCAATAAACATATACTTtacccaaataaataaataaaaaagaggaaaaaaacaCAAACCAACCCTCATGATATGCTCTGGCCTAAGCTGTGCGATATTGACCTTAATTCACTGTACATTTTGGAACACTCAAGGGAAAAATCTTGCATAGCCCTAAAGAGCTCTGGCATACGATTCGTGAGACTTGCCAAGGTCTTTTGCCTCACTTGGTGGCATTGAGTTGCATaggcttcttcctcttcttccagccTCTTCTTAATTTGTTCAACCAAGAACTGCTTCTCTGCAACAAGTTCGTCCGGGCCATGACTACCTTCTGCATTTTCAGGATCAAATTCATCTGGTATTTTCTTTTGCATATACTTGTTATGCCAATCTTCGAATTGCCGTGTTTTCCGGGCAAGCTCCTTTCTTGTATCCTCACATTTTCTCTTCAAACCCATCTCGTCTTGTTGCATGTTATAAATAGTATCCATCACAGCAGCAAAGTTGCCTATAGCTGTCTTGGCAAGCTCATCAGGAAGCCTCTCTAATCGCTCCTGCCATGCATGGAGAAGCCCTTGAATGGGTGGACTCCTAATTCTTGGGGGAGAAGAAACCTTTTCCTTCAAACTGCTCTCGATAGGGATAAGATTTAATTTTAACCAATTGTTTAAGGCCTTTATGTATTTCTTTTGATTGTCAACTAGCATCTCAAAATGTGAATGCCACTGATGCGCGACAACCAACAATTGGCCTGTTCGGTCATGATGGTGTTCACTTGTGTCCTTAGGAGACTGGAAAATGTCCAAGGATTTCAGCGACATCATAAAGCTTGATTGCTTCTCATGGCGACCTAGCATGACTTTCCACATAATGGCCATCCTACAGTCCATAAAAAAAGCGAATATCAGCAGAGAAGTTTGTGTGTATGGGATGTATTTCAGCATTCTCTACATAGCTGGTTGGATTATGAACACGAAACTAAAGCAGAGATGAGAGTTGATTCAAGGATGTCAATAGTGATGACTACTATTCTAAGATgtggaaaagaaagaaagaaactgaAAGCACTTTTTCAAGGTTAAAAAGCTAGCAATTGATGACTACTATTCTACATAACTCACCCATCAACAAGCTCAACAAGCTTTGGATACAATTGCTCATCACGTAAACGGTTAATCTCTGAGACTGTAGAATCCAAGGACTGCATATCTACAATGTATCTTGTATGCAAATGACTGACTGCTGCTTTTGCTTTCTCCAATGCATCAGAGTTGGTAGCTCTTTTCTTTAGCTTGTTTAGTGAAGCGACCTTCTTTTGGTACTCGAATTTCATAAGTTCACCAGCCTATAAAATAATCCAGCAGAAATTTCAGAAAAGCACCAAAAGATATACATGTCTCCTTATTTACCCGAGAACCATGCAACGAGCAAAAGATAAACTGGACTGGTAAAAAAAGGATAAGCAGATAAAATATCATTCTTAAAATATATTTACATTTACATGGATACTGGATATACTTGCAGCTGTTTGAGTTTGAGTTTGTGAAAGAAATTCTTAAATTTTGGATAGGAGAATAAATAAAGTAAATCTCCTACAAGTATAAGTCACAAAATTTGGGTTAAGTGAAATTACCTTTACTTCATCATAAAGTTTCTTTTCCCATGCTAGCAACTTGTCCAATACAGCAGCATGGGTATCTTGCTCATCTGAGTCAGAATCATCCTTCCCATCATCCGCATTAGGCATTCCTTTAAAGGATCTATTCCATGT
The DNA window shown above is from Arachis ipaensis cultivar K30076 chromosome B08, Araip1.1, whole genome shotgun sequence and carries:
- the LOC107613052 gene encoding uncharacterized protein LOC107613052 (The sequence of the model RefSeq protein was modified relative to this genomic sequence to represent the inferred CDS: added 9 bases not found in genome assembly); protein product: MLEATRLHYHSNFADNKGHINHSEKVMRVITWNRSFKGMPNADDGKDDSDSDEQDTHAAVLDKLLAWEKKLYDEVKAGELMKFEYQKKVASLNKLKKRATNSDALEKAKAAVSHLHTRYIVDMQSLDSTVSEINRLRDEQLYPKLVELVDGMAIMWKVMLGRHEKQSSFMMSLKSLDIFQSPKDTSEHHHDRTGQLLVVAHQWHSHFEMLVDNQKKYIKALNNWLKLNLIPIESSLKEKVSSPPRIRSPPIQGLLHAWQERLERLPDELAKTAIGNFAAVMDTIYNMQQDEMGLKRKCEDTRKELARKTRQFEDWHNKYMQKKIPDEFDPENAEGSHGPDELVAEKQFLVEQIKKRLEEEEEAYATQCHQVRQKTLASLTNRMPELFRAMQDFSLECSKMYSELRSISHSLGQSIS
- the LOC107613053 gene encoding ras-related protein RHN1 isoform X4, with the protein product MEIIVWQGLEIRSFKPSWWVLLGDMGAGKTSLALRFVKGQFFLNQEPTIGAAFFTQILSLSEATVKFDIWDTAGQERYHSLAPMYYRGAAAAIVVYDISNIDSFVRAKKWVQELQRHGSQKLVMALVANKSDLEPKREVETEEGEQYAQENGMFYMETSAKTAENINELFYEIAKRLARAFPPKPTGMKLNSEVQERGRKFFCCST
- the LOC107613053 gene encoding ras-related protein RHN1 isoform X1, yielding MRQGMHLDPLQLQPYDLQCRIRRPQHVGGGQEEKETHRACHVPPPEISHGVLIMIVTWLSEQVLLGDMGAGKTSLALRFVKGQFFLNQEPTIGAAFFTQILSLSEATVKFDIWDTAGQERYHSLAPMYYRGAAAAIVVYDISNIDSFVRAKKWVQELQRHGSQKLVMALVANKSDLEPKREVETEEGEQYAQENGMFYMETSAKTAENINELFYEIAKRLARAFPPKPTGMKLNSEVQERGRKFFCCST
- the LOC107613053 gene encoding ras-related protein RHN1 isoform X2 → MSRATAGDKPRGFDYDRDVAFGAVWQGLEIRSFKPSWWVLLGDMGAGKTSLALRFVKGQFFLNQEPTIGAAFFTQILSLSEATVKFDIWDTAGQERYHSLAPMYYRGAAAAIVVYDISNIDSFVRAKKWVQELQRHGSQKLVMALVANKSDLEPKREVETEEGEQYAQENGMFYMETSAKTAENINELFYEIAKRLARAFPPKPTGMKLNSEVQERGRKFFCCST
- the LOC107613053 gene encoding ras-related protein RHN1 isoform X3; the encoded protein is MNICKDGNYCMARPGNKIIQAKLVLLGDMGAGKTSLALRFVKGQFFLNQEPTIGAAFFTQILSLSEATVKFDIWDTAGQERYHSLAPMYYRGAAAAIVVYDISNIDSFVRAKKWVQELQRHGSQKLVMALVANKSDLEPKREVETEEGEQYAQENGMFYMETSAKTAENINELFYEIAKRLARAFPPKPTGMKLNSEVQERGRKFFCCST